A stretch of DNA from Candidatus Cloacimonadota bacterium:
GTCCCTTATCTGAGATAAAAAATCTTTTGGATACCTTTTTAATGAAAAGCATATTACCGAAATACGATTTTGCAGAAAACAATGAAATCGAATTGAAAGATTTTTTTTCAAGATTGATGAATGCAGACAAAAAGAAACAACAAAGTTGGATTGATAATCTGATCTGCAACATTAATAAAATCTCAAAACCTGAAGAATATAAATTTGAAATTTACTGGATCAAAAAGCTACAAAATTTTTATCCAGGTGATATTGGAGTACTTTCTCCTCTGCTATTGAACTTGATTGAATTAAATTCCGGAGAAGCATTATATCTGCCAGCTGGAGTTTTACATGCCTATCTTAAAGGAACAGGAATCGAGATCATGGCAAATTCCGATAACGTTTTGCGCGGAGGTCTTACAACAAAACACATTGATGTACCAGAACTTTTGAAGGTTTTACATTTTTCCGGTAGTGATATCGAAAAGGTCCAGCCACAAAAAAGTACATCATACGAAAAAACATATAAAACTCCTGCTAATGAATTTGAGCTTTCTTACCTAAATTTATATAATCAAAAAATTAAAATTAGAAATAAAGGTCCGGAAATTCTGTTTTGTATCGAAGGTAAATCTATTTTGAATTCGCAGCAGAATATTTCATTTTGCAAAGGAGAATCTGTTTTTATTCCAAATAACATAAATGAATATTCTATACAGGGAACAGCAAAGATCTTTCGGGCAAAAATACCCATAAGGAGATAGATAGCTTTTTCAGTTTACTCTACTTCCCATATTTTTTCTCGTAAACTCAATATCTTAATCAAGCTCGTGGTCGAAATCAGCAAGAAGTTCCAAGGTTCTCATACTTTAAAAAATCTAACTGGAAAAAACTATAAGCTTTATCAGAAAATATCTGGCGGAGAGTCAGGGATTGCAGATTCAAAGAAACACCGTTTCTTTTTCGGTCTGCGCTACTTCGCTTCTAATATCTCGTAATCTCGATATCAGATTCAAGCTCGTGGTCGAAATCAGCAAGAAGTTCCAGGGTTCTCAAACCCTAAATAACTAACTGGAAAAAAAACTATAAGTTTTATCAGAAAATAACTGGCGGAGAGTCAGGGATTCGAACCCTGAAAAATTTCTTAATTTCTTGACATTTATGGTTGTTTATAGTTATTTGTTAATCAGTTTAAATATAGTGATTTAAAAAGATTTTACTTTCTGGTTGTTTTCCGTTATTTTTGGTTATTTTTATAAAAAGTGTACACTTTTTGGTCACCCAGATTGTAATCATTACAAGGAGATTAAACTTTGAATTATAAGGATTTGAACGAAAAGGTCGTTAATAAAATTAGTAATTATAACGACAGTTCCAGGATAAAAATCAGGTTAAAGAGAATAAAATCGGGTTATTCTGCCTATTTAGATTATAGAAATAATAATGGTAGAGAAAGAAAATATCTCAAAATATATCTTTCAGGAGATCCAAAAGATTGGTCAACTGACAGAGCTCTGCTTCTTAAAATAAAAGATCTCCAGAGAATTGAAGAAGAAAAGTTCAGATTAAATTCTGATCTTTACAGTCTCAATAGAAATAAAATGGATGCTAACTTCGTTATCTATTTCAAAAACCTGGCTGAAAAATATACAGGTAATACAAAGAGAAATTGGCATAGCGTTTATTCTCATCTTGATGCCTTTACCAAAGGTTCCATAAAATTTTCTAAAATCAATGAAATCTTTTGTGAAAATCTTAAAGATTATATGCTTTCAAAACTATCGGTAAATACAACTATTTACTATTTCTCCAAACTCAATCAAGCCTTGGATCATGCTATTTATAAACATAACCTACCTATGCTGAATTATTTTAAAAAGGTAAAGCATCCCAAGCCAACAGATCCGCCAATAAGATATCTGGATGAATCAGAAGTTATTAAGCTAATCAAGAATCCACATCCAAATATTAGAGTAAGGAATCCATTTTTATTTTCCATTTTTACCGGATTAAGATTGTCAGATACTAAAGCACTAAAATTCGAAAACATAAGAAATAATAGACTTTCTATCGTTCAGATAAAAACAAAAAAGCCGTTGGATGTTCTGCTCAATTCAAATGCTATCAGGATAATAGAAGAACAGAAATCTATCGTGGGAAACAGCGAATATGTGTTTCATTTCCTTGATGATGATTACATGAATCGGCGGATAAAAGAATGGGTAAAATCTTTGGGGATAAACAAGGAAATTACTTTTCACTGCGGAAGGCATACATTTGCTACAATGGGTGTCACTTATGGCATGGATATCTATGAAGTGTCTGAATTGTTAGGGCACACAGACATCAAGCATACACTCATTTACGCCAAGTTAGTAAATAAGAAGAAAGATCTTGCAGCCCTCAGATATCCAGATTATTATTCCCCCAGAATTTAATTATCATCAAGCTTTAACAATCTACTCTTCTTCCCGAAACTTGTTATCAACAGTTAATTTTTAGTTCTTGTTGCAGCGAAATATAATAGGCATCGTTCCATTTTTAGATGTTCAGATTTGGCAAAGTCTGCAAGTTCACCCACGGCTAAAGGACCAGGAGTTAATTCTACAAACAAATCTGTATCAGGATGGAAATATGCTCTGTTCTCATCCAGCTACGAACGAACGACATTTGAGATATTAAACGTTCGTTTTAAACAAAAATTTTTAATAAGGATCGACCGATGTAAATGCATAGAATTTTAGATAGATCAGCATTGTAAATATAGACCAGCATGATGAAAACGTAAATTGTTTTGTCTAATCAATTTATCAGTCGATGATACATTAAACAACACATTTTTTTTTAATAATACTGCAGATCGACGGTGAGTTTTGCTTTGCAAAGCCATACCTTGTCGATGAATCGTTTTCTCATAAATTCGAAAAGCGATTCTTAAACCGTGAAAAATTTGATTGAGGGTTAGGAAGTGTCAAGGAATTTGAGAAAAAGCGTGAAAGGGTAGAAGCGGAAATGAGGATAAGAGGGAGTGCCAGCGTGCGGAATACCTGAGAGAATGAGAAATTTGAAATCGGAAGAACGCCTGAAGTCCAGACGGAACTGAACTCCAGTCCAAGTTTGAAGTCAAATCTCAAAAATTAGAATTTTTCAAAACATTCCGATGATCTGCGAGCAATCGGAAGTTTTCACATATCCCCCGAAAAATTTGGAAGATATAAACCTAATTTATTGCAATAAATGAAATTGTTGCAATTTTATCCGTCCTAAACCTCATCCAACAAAGCCCACGAATTCATTCGTGGGAATCTTGATACCAGAAAAATATCGGACAACGGTTTCAACCGTTTGCACAAATACATGAAAACCATTGAAATGGTTATTATAAAAGATTTGTATGCTGTTCCCATGAATAATTTCATGGGCTTGAAAAAAAATGAAATTATTGTGTTTTTTGTTGATGACTGGAAAATAAATATTTTTTGAGGGATACAATCGGAAGTTTTCTTTTGACAAATATTGTTTATACTAACAGGTTCGTTTTTAGTTTTGAAATCAAGGGAAAATAATGCAGATTGAATTGAAAGAATGCTCTATTAAAGATGAAAAGCGCATTGCCCTGATATTCAAATATGATAGAGAAGTAATTGATCTGATAAAACAGATCGAGGGCAGGAAATGGTCGGTAAATGATAAGTTCTGGCATATTCCCTACCAGGAAGAAGTAATTCAAAAGCTAAATAAACAATTTAAAGATAAACTGGAATTTGTTGAATATTCTGAAGTTCCAGCGGAATATATTGATGCTTTGGTAAGGGAAGATTACAATGAATCTACTATTAAAACTTATTCACAAAATTTCAGAAAGTTTTTAAAACATTATCCCAACACAAAACCAGCTGATATCACACCTGATCAGATTAGAAAATACATAGTTTACTTAGTAGAAGAAAAGAAGTGCTCTCCCTCATATCAAAACAATGCTATCACAGCAATTCGATTTTATTACACCAAAGTTTTGGATAGAGAATTAGATGACTATTATGCTCCTCGCCCTCATAGACCAAAATCAACACCTAAAGTTTTGAACGAACATGAAGTCGCTACAATTTTGAAGTACGTTACTAATCTACGTGATAA
This window harbors:
- the manA gene encoding mannose-6-phosphate isomerase, class I → MRIYKLKNQIQNYNWGTKDFIPELLKINNEKKLPCAELWMGAHPKAPSRVIELKMNLMQLIEKFPEAALGKECQDSFNNKLPFLLKILSAETPLSIQVHPSKNQAEEGFELENSSGKPIDAFDRNYKDNNHKPELICALTPFVAMCGFRPLSEIKNLLDTFLMKSILPKYDFAENNEIELKDFFSRLMNADKKKQQSWIDNLICNINKISKPEEYKFEIYWIKKLQNFYPGDIGVLSPLLLNLIELNSGEALYLPAGVLHAYLKGTGIEIMANSDNVLRGGLTTKHIDVPELLKVLHFSGSDIEKVQPQKSTSYEKTYKTPANEFELSYLNLYNQKIKIRNKGPEILFCIEGKSILNSQQNISFCKGESVFIPNNINEYSIQGTAKIFRAKIPIRR
- a CDS encoding site-specific integrase, whose protein sequence is MQIELKECSIKDEKRIALIFKYDREVIDLIKQIEGRKWSVNDKFWHIPYQEEVIQKLNKQFKDKLEFVEYSEVPAEYIDALVREDYNESTIKTYSQNFRKFLKHYPNTKPADITPDQIRKYIVYLVEEKKCSPSYQNNAITAIRFYYTKVLDRELDDYYAPRPHRPKSTPKVLNEHEVATILKYVTNLRDKCMIFLVYSAGLSPSEIIYLKPEHIDSKAMKIFISSAKGDKDRYVVLAEKLLVFLQKYFKQYKPKMWLFESNPGKQYSKRKLQKAFQTAVKRSGIKKTATLTILKNSFAVHLIEKGVDIRYIQKMLGHKQTKTTMKYLKASKKDIKAITSPLDNLEI
- a CDS encoding site-specific integrase — translated: MNYKDLNEKVVNKISNYNDSSRIKIRLKRIKSGYSAYLDYRNNNGRERKYLKIYLSGDPKDWSTDRALLLKIKDLQRIEEEKFRLNSDLYSLNRNKMDANFVIYFKNLAEKYTGNTKRNWHSVYSHLDAFTKGSIKFSKINEIFCENLKDYMLSKLSVNTTIYYFSKLNQALDHAIYKHNLPMLNYFKKVKHPKPTDPPIRYLDESEVIKLIKNPHPNIRVRNPFLFSIFTGLRLSDTKALKFENIRNNRLSIVQIKTKKPLDVLLNSNAIRIIEEQKSIVGNSEYVFHFLDDDYMNRRIKEWVKSLGINKEITFHCGRHTFATMGVTYGMDIYEVSELLGHTDIKHTLIYAKLVNKKKDLAALRYPDYYSPRI